The following proteins are co-located in the Haliotis asinina isolate JCU_RB_2024 chromosome 13, JCU_Hal_asi_v2, whole genome shotgun sequence genome:
- the LOC137259510 gene encoding protein mono-ADP-ribosyltransferase PARP4-like, translated as MCVSFVSVKVLLGNRLNTIPNAQVEAHLYSERQALSLSLDFMRHRLQDGRWSCDLHPIHIPSEIWHPTYIPPTSLLRSGIPPTSLLRSGIPPTSLLRSGIPPTSLLRSGIPPTSLLRSFIPPTSLLRSGIPPTSLLRSGIPPTSLLRSGIPPTSLLRSGIPPTSLLRSGIPPTSLLRSGIPPTSLLRSGIPPTSLLRSGILPTSLLRSGIPPTSLLRSGIPPTSLLKSGIPPTSLLRSGIPPTSLLRSGIPPTSLLRSGIPPTSLLRSGIPPTSLLRSGIPPTSLLRSERERQRERGMGAVNTSQFRFPYFLKSIEWTDITLVAKNQVDFTKRKLAEATHRGYVDDKVVTVMMIVAMVKRDDGDGRGSDDSEGDVVTVVVKVMMVVVVAR; from the exons ATGTGTGTCTCGTTTGTCTCCGTCAAGGTTCTACTCGGGAACAGATTAAACACAATCCCCAACGCACAGGTAGAAGCTCATCTGTACAGTGAAAGACAGGCACTCAGTCTCAGTCTGGATTTCATGCGCCACCGCCTTCAAGATGGCCGCTGGTCATGTGATCTC CATCCCATCCACATCCCTTCTGAGATCTGGCATCCCACCTACATCCCACCTACATCCCTTCTGAGATCTGGCATCCCACCCACATCCCTTCTGAGATCTGGCATCCCACCTACATCCCTTCTGAGATCTGGCATCCCACCTACATCCCTTCTGAGATCTGGCATCCCACCCACATCCCTTCTGAGATCCTTCATCCCACCTACATCCCTTCTGAGATCTGGCATCCCACCCACATCCCTTCTGAGATCTGGCATCCCACCTACATCCCTTCTGAGATCTGGCATCCCACCCACATCCCTTCTGAGATCTGGCATCCCACCTACATCCCTTCTGAGATCTGGCATCCCACCTACATCCCTTCTGAGATCTGGCATCCCACCCACATCCCTTCTGAGATCTGGCATCCCACCTACATCCCTTCTGAGATCTGGCATCCTACCTACATCCCTTCTGAGATCTGGCATCCCACCTACATCCCTTCTGAGATCTGGCATCCCACCCACATCCCTTCTGAAATCTGGCATCCCACCCACATCCCTTCTGAGATCTGGCATCCCACCTACATCCCTTCTGAGATCTGGCATCCCACCTACATCCCTTCTGAGATCTGGCATCCCACCCACATCCCTTCTGAGATCTGGCATCCCACCTACATCCCTTCTGAGATCTGGCATCCCACCTACATCCCTTCTGAGATCTG aaagagagagacagagagagagggggatgGGGGCAGTCAAT ACTTCACAGTTccggttcccctactttttgaagagtatagaaTGGACTGACATCACCCTTGTGGCCAAAAACCAGGTGGACTTCACCAAACGAAAACTCGCCGAAGCCACACACAGGGgat ATGTTGATGACAAAGTGGTGACGGTGATGATGATTGTGGCGATGGTGAAGCGAGATGATGGCGATGGGCGTGGTAGTGATGACAGTGAAGGCGATGTAGTTACGGTGGTGGTgaaggtgatgatggtggtagtggtggcaagatga